The following are from one region of the Halarcobacter sp. genome:
- a CDS encoding NifU family protein → MMPFTDEDLRPPVESIIKNKIAPMLAKDGGAIELLDIKDGKVYVQLQGACVGCSASGSTLKFIVEKELKAAIHPELEIVNVPQGMENNLQEL, encoded by the coding sequence ATGATGCCCTTTACTGATGAAGATTTAAGACCGCCGGTTGAATCTATTATAAAAAATAAAATTGCACCTATGTTGGCAAAAGATGGTGGAGCTATTGAACTATTAGATATTAAAGATGGAAAAGTATATGTTCAATTACAAGGTGCTTGCGTTGGATGTAGTGCAAGTGGAAGTACACTTAAATTTATTGTTGAAAAAGAATTAAAAGCAGCAATACATCCAGAATTAGAAATAGTAAACGTACCACAAGGTATGGAAAATAATTTACAGGAGCTTTAA
- a CDS encoding UDP-N-acetylmuramoyl-L-alanyl-D-glutamate--2,6-diaminopimelate ligase codes for MQLIINNKVYTDNSKEADENSYFVISKQNEKFVEDAKKNGCKEFVEAKDLKNHLDMSKIKVVGITGTNGKTTTAAAIYSMLLDLGYKVALQGTRGFFINDEKVEEYTLTTPVQLGNFAHIQKALENGCQYFIMEVSSHAIEQKRIEGLDFELKVLTNITRDHLDYHKTIEEYIRVKNSFFDDESKKLINKDDKNAKFNTTNALTYGLENPSTYNVSAYSFKNGTNVMFTKIDKVYSYTSSLMGIFNIYNIMAAVASVDMITDNSLEEICEVTENFAGVSGRMEIISSDPLVIVDFAHTPDGMKEVYESFNHYDIITVFGAGGDRDKDKRPLMGKIASDYAKTIIVTSDNPRFEDPDAIIEDICVGIKNKENLFVEVNRKEAIKIAIEMGKKNPSSVVLILGKGDEPYQIIYDKKMPLVDKDEVLKHI; via the coding sequence TTGCAACTGATCATAAATAATAAAGTATATACTGATAATTCAAAAGAGGCTGATGAAAATTCATATTTTGTAATCTCTAAACAAAATGAAAAATTTGTTGAAGATGCAAAAAAAAATGGATGTAAAGAGTTTGTTGAAGCAAAAGATTTAAAAAATCATCTTGATATGTCAAAAATAAAAGTTGTAGGTATAACTGGAACTAACGGTAAAACTACAACAGCAGCAGCTATTTATTCAATGCTTTTAGATTTGGGATATAAAGTTGCTTTACAAGGTACAAGAGGGTTTTTTATAAATGATGAAAAAGTTGAAGAGTATACTTTAACAACTCCTGTACAACTTGGAAATTTTGCACATATTCAAAAAGCACTTGAAAATGGGTGTCAATATTTTATTATGGAAGTTAGTTCCCATGCAATCGAGCAAAAAAGAATTGAAGGTTTAGATTTTGAACTAAAAGTTCTTACAAATATTACAAGAGATCATTTAGATTATCATAAAACTATAGAAGAGTATATCAGAGTTAAAAACTCATTTTTTGATGATGAGAGTAAAAAACTTATCAATAAAGATGATAAAAATGCAAAATTTAATACAACTAATGCTTTAACTTATGGTTTAGAAAATCCATCTACATATAATGTATCAGCTTATTCATTTAAAAATGGTACAAATGTAATGTTCACTAAAATTGACAAAGTATATTCATATACTTCTAGCTTAATGGGAATATTTAATATTTATAACATAATGGCAGCTGTTGCAAGTGTTGATATGATTACTGATAACTCTTTAGAAGAGATTTGTGAAGTTACAGAAAACTTTGCTGGAGTTAGTGGAAGAATGGAGATAATCTCTAGTGATCCATTAGTAATTGTTGATTTTGCCCATACTCCTGATGGGATGAAAGAGGTTTATGAAAGCTTTAATCACTATGACATCATAACTGTATTTGGTGCAGGTGGTGATAGGGATAAAGATAAAAGACCACTTATGGGAAAAATAGCTTCTGATTATGCAAAAACTATAATAGTAACTTCAGATAATCCTAGATTTGAAGATCCTGATGCTATTATTGAAGATATCTGCGTAGGTATTAAAAACAAAGAAAATCTTTTTGTTGAAGTAAATAGAAAAGAGGCTATAAAAATTGCAATTGAAATGGGTAAAAAAAATCCAAGCAGTGTAGTTCTTATTTTAGGAAAAGGTGATGAGCCTTATCAAATTATTTATGATAAAAAAATGCCTTTAGTGGATAAAGATGAGGTATTAAAGCATATCTAA
- a CDS encoding VWA domain-containing protein: MFDYLLSIKFEYPYLLLLILLFVFCSIFCKAKIPTYIIPHLNIFSQSKRKSVILTSILKYLVIIGSIIALASPYKQLNTQLIKNDGIDIVLSLDTSGSMKERGLNRANENEQRFDVVKEIVKDFIPKRVNDNIAIVVFGTSVMMATPLSFDKEAQKEIVDYLEVGIVGDKTAMLDSLASSVNILKESKAKSKIVILLSDGEDNASNIPLEIIIKLLKKYSIKVYTVGIGNSNKIMLNKISNETNGKSYIAYSKDDLSEIYKRIDLLEKSKIENNKITLKEYLFFYPLFLAIIALIIYIYLKNKE; this comes from the coding sequence ATGTTTGATTATTTATTAAGTATAAAATTTGAATACCCTTATTTACTTTTATTGATATTACTTTTTGTTTTTTGTTCAATATTTTGTAAAGCTAAAATTCCAACATATATTATTCCCCATTTAAATATATTTTCACAAAGTAAACGTAAATCAGTTATTTTAACCTCAATCTTGAAATATCTAGTAATAATAGGTTCAATTATTGCTTTAGCATCTCCATATAAACAATTAAATACTCAACTTATAAAAAATGATGGAATAGATATTGTTCTTAGTTTGGATACTAGTGGTTCTATGAAAGAAAGAGGTCTAAATAGAGCAAATGAAAATGAACAAAGATTTGATGTTGTAAAAGAGATTGTAAAAGATTTTATTCCAAAAAGAGTAAATGACAATATTGCTATTGTAGTTTTTGGAACATCAGTTATGATGGCAACTCCACTTAGCTTTGATAAAGAAGCACAAAAAGAGATTGTGGATTATTTAGAAGTTGGAATAGTTGGAGATAAAACTGCAATGTTAGACTCTTTAGCTTCATCTGTAAATATTTTAAAAGAATCAAAAGCAAAATCTAAAATAGTAATTTTACTTAGTGATGGTGAAGACAATGCTAGTAATATTCCCCTTGAGATCATAATAAAACTTCTAAAAAAGTATTCTATAAAAGTATACACTGTTGGAATTGGAAACTCAAATAAAATCATGTTAAATAAAATCTCAAATGAAACAAATGGAAAATCTTATATTGCCTACTCAAAAGATGATTTAAGTGAGATTTATAAAAGAATAGACTTATTAGAAAAAAGTAAAATAGAAAACAATAAAATCACCCTAAAAGAGTATTTATTTTTCTATCCACTCTTTTTAGCTATCATTGCATTAATAATCTATATTTATTTAAAAAATAAAGAATAA
- a CDS encoding DUF58 domain-containing protein — protein sequence MNKTLKKIIIKTRRNIFSEIIGNNSSLLKGEGYDFLELKEYEYGEDVKKIDWLISAKFKKPFVKVFHAQKELNINIVPILNGSIYFGSKRFKQELVTEICSILGYSCVKQGDPFSSFIANESLELCTKKSKRNFAVTMMSEKIFNYDCIGKSVDLKNLSDELFKKIRKKSIIFLVGDFFDIENLDFKLLSRKHEIIAIMVRDKFEEQPFELGNVNLVDPATNQTFDGNIDKAMIKEYQKRVKANDHKLYEHFQKCGIKFTKIYTNEEPLPKLLRLMK from the coding sequence ATGAATAAAACTTTAAAAAAAATCATAATCAAAACCAGAAGAAATATATTTTCTGAAATCATAGGAAACAATTCATCTTTATTAAAAGGTGAAGGGTATGATTTTTTAGAGCTAAAAGAGTATGAATATGGTGAAGATGTTAAAAAAATAGATTGGCTAATCTCTGCAAAGTTTAAAAAACCTTTTGTAAAAGTGTTCCATGCCCAAAAAGAGTTAAATATAAATATTGTTCCTATTTTAAATGGTTCAATATATTTTGGTTCAAAAAGATTTAAACAAGAATTAGTAACTGAGATTTGTTCTATACTTGGATACTCTTGTGTAAAACAAGGGGACCCTTTTTCTTCATTTATTGCAAATGAATCTTTAGAACTTTGTACAAAAAAATCTAAAAGAAATTTTGCTGTTACAATGATGAGTGAAAAAATTTTTAATTATGATTGTATAGGTAAAAGTGTTGATTTAAAAAATTTAAGTGATGAACTTTTTAAAAAGATTAGAAAAAAATCTATTATTTTTCTTGTTGGTGATTTTTTTGATATAGAGAATCTTGATTTTAAACTTCTTAGTAGAAAACATGAGATTATAGCTATTATGGTAAGGGATAAATTTGAAGAGCAACCCTTTGAATTAGGAAATGTAAATCTAGTAGACCCAGCCACTAATCAAACTTTTGATGGGAATATTGATAAAGCTATGATAAAAGAGTATCAAAAAAGAGTAAAAGCAAACGACCACAAACTTTATGAGCATTTTCAAAAGTGTGGTATTAAGTTTACAAAAATATATACAAACGAAGAGCCTTTACCAAAACTGTTAAGGTTGATGAAATAA
- a CDS encoding AAA family ATPase codes for MLYTKITEIKNEISKVVIGQEDMVNSILIGLLTNGHILLEGVPGLAKTTTVKTVADVIDLKFKRVQFTPDLLPSDIIGAQIYDMKSGDFKIKRGPIFTNLLLADEINRAPAKVQSALLEVMQERQVTIADDTFTVDSPFLVLATQNPIEQEGAYSLPEAQLDRFMFKIVVGYNTKEEEYEIAKKVTSNEILELNKIINKDVLLTLKHEVQNVHIDSELEKYIVDIICATREPENYNLDEIKDYIQFGASPRATIDMFKAVKAMAFIRGNNYVSPIDIALVAKNVLRHRIILTYEAEAMDIKVDDLIQKVLEKIDIP; via the coding sequence ATGTTATATACAAAAATCACAGAAATAAAAAATGAAATATCTAAAGTTGTAATTGGTCAAGAAGATATGGTTAATTCTATTTTAATAGGGTTATTAACAAATGGACATATACTTTTAGAAGGTGTGCCTGGACTTGCTAAAACTACAACTGTAAAAACAGTAGCAGATGTAATTGATTTAAAATTTAAAAGGGTTCAATTTACACCCGATTTATTACCAAGTGATATTATTGGTGCTCAAATTTATGATATGAAAAGTGGTGACTTCAAAATAAAAAGAGGTCCTATTTTTACAAACCTTTTATTAGCAGATGAGATAAACAGAGCTCCTGCAAAAGTTCAATCAGCTTTACTTGAAGTTATGCAAGAAAGACAAGTTACTATTGCAGACGATACTTTTACAGTGGATTCACCATTTTTAGTTTTAGCAACACAAAATCCAATTGAACAAGAGGGAGCTTATTCTTTACCAGAAGCTCAACTTGACAGATTTATGTTTAAGATTGTTGTTGGATATAACACAAAAGAAGAAGAATACGAAATAGCAAAAAAAGTAACTTCAAATGAGATTTTAGAACTAAACAAAATTATAAATAAAGATGTATTATTAACCCTTAAACATGAGGTACAAAATGTACATATTGATAGTGAATTGGAAAAATATATTGTAGATATTATATGTGCAACAAGAGAACCAGAAAACTATAATCTTGATGAGATAAAAGATTATATCCAATTTGGTGCAAGTCCAAGGGCGACTATTGATATGTTTAAAGCTGTAAAAGCTATGGCATTTATTAGAGGGAATAATTATGTTAGTCCTATTGATATAGCTTTAGTTGCAAAAAATGTATTAAGACATAGAATTATCCTAACATATGAAGCAGAAGCTATGGATATAAAAGTTGATGATTTAATCCAAAAAGTATTAGAAAAAATTGATATTCCATAA